In candidate division KSB1 bacterium, a single genomic region encodes these proteins:
- a CDS encoding ParB/RepB/Spo0J family partition protein encodes MANKHRLGRGLSALIPDLSETAQYESAKFAEIEVSGISANPFQPRDNFDSVTLNELKDSIKENGIIQPITVRSFEGGFQLISGERRFRAVKQLGYDTIPAYLLDIESDEEMLQLALIENIQRENLNPIDIAKAFDRLIADCNLTQEQVAQKIGKDRSSVTNFLRLLKLPQDIQQSLLENKISMGHARALLAIQDRSDQISLWKKTIKNNYSVRKVEELVKTFSNGGKEIQAKPVPKKSVFIIDMEDQLREILGTQVLISPKSEGGKIEIQYYSDDDLNRIHGILKQEENPY; translated from the coding sequence ATGGCAAATAAGCATAGATTGGGACGTGGTTTATCCGCATTAATTCCGGATTTATCTGAAACTGCACAATATGAATCCGCTAAATTTGCTGAAATCGAAGTGTCGGGAATTTCAGCCAATCCATTTCAACCCAGGGATAATTTCGATAGTGTTACTTTAAATGAATTAAAAGATTCAATTAAGGAAAACGGTATCATTCAGCCCATTACCGTTCGTTCTTTTGAAGGTGGTTTTCAACTCATTTCCGGTGAACGACGTTTTCGTGCTGTCAAACAACTTGGATACGATACGATTCCGGCATATTTGTTAGACATCGAGTCTGATGAAGAAATGCTGCAACTGGCATTGATAGAAAATATACAACGAGAAAATCTAAATCCAATCGATATTGCGAAAGCTTTTGATAGGCTCATAGCTGATTGCAATCTAACTCAAGAGCAAGTGGCACAGAAAATCGGTAAAGATCGATCATCAGTTACAAATTTCTTACGATTGTTGAAGCTTCCACAAGATATTCAACAGAGTTTATTGGAAAACAAAATTTCCATGGGACATGCCCGAGCCCTTTTGGCTATTCAAGATCGCAGCGACCAAATTTCTTTGTGGAAGAAAACCATAAAAAATAATTATTCGGTCAGAAAAGTAGAAGAGTTGGTTAAAACATTTAGTAATGGCGGCAAAGAGATCCAGGCTAAGCCAGTACCTAAAAAGTCGGTTTTTATTATCGACATGGAAGACCAGTTGCGGGAGATATTAGGTACTCAAGTCCTTATATCGCCAAAATCGGAGGGAGGAAAAATTGAAATTCAGTATTATTCCGATGATGATTTAAATCGAATTCACGGGATTTTAAAGCAAGAAGAGAATCCGTATTAA